A genomic region of Metopolophium dirhodum isolate CAU chromosome 1, ASM1992520v1, whole genome shotgun sequence contains the following coding sequences:
- the LOC132935680 gene encoding ankyrin repeat and MYND domain-containing protein 2-like isoform X1, with protein MNKNLSQDIFKAIFLNDLNSLRAIFNHYNLYTWNMLDRRGLAPIHYAAYRGSVEIVSWLVAEGSRVNYGRDEDQNSPLHLAAIKGNIEVCSLLLKLGAKRYVTNYINRTAAQMAADNGHFHCATIINNFVPKEDVRYYTVPEFTGSEPKLPPALEGLFYKFIMMTNIHPVKVVFELPPVFLVNDNALKIVNVLHLMSKRQFYKKEEFTSTNEMLSFKFHYLATILFELAKPIDDTSKKQTDPKDVFIQKISTIHNYLQQFLYECIVKFTYKDSTLFRKMVSYMVQGMDSLPPLDIILLLVGNKRAQSVESTVEPRITCAACEEINASKKCPKCKAVQYCNRECLQIHSAMHKKKCKQIRKEIKDLKSSDETSALAKCLSKIGIK; from the exons ATGAATAAGAACTTGAGCCAAGATATATTCAAAGCGATATTTCTTAACGATCTAAATAGTCTGAGGGCGATATTCAACCACTACAATCTCTACACGTGGAACATGTTGGACAGACGCGGCCTGGCACCGATCCACTACGCGGCGTACAGAGGCAGCGTGGAAATCGTCAGCTGGCTCGTGGCTGAG GGCTCCAGAGTTAACTATGGAAGAGACGAGGACCAAAATTCTCCCTTGCATTTGGCGGCTATCAAAGGGAACATTGAGGTTTGCAGTCTACTGTTGAAATTAGGTGCCAAGAGATATGTGACCAACTACATCAACCGCACGGCGGCTCAAATGGCCGCTGATAATG GCCATTTCCACTGTGCGACAATAATCAACAACTTCGTGCCCAAAGAAGATGTCAGATATTACACAGTACCGGAGTTCACTGGCAGCGAACCAAAGTTGCCACCTGCATTGGAAGgacttttttacaaatttattatgatg ACTAATATTCATCCAGTAAAAGTGGTTTTTGAATTACCTCCTGTTTTTCTCGTCAATGATAATGCGTTAAAAATTGTCAATGTGTTACACTTGATGAGCAAACGTCAATTTTACAAGAAAGAAGAGTTTACAAGTACAAATGAAATGCTGTCATTTAAATTCCATTATCTGGCTACTATTCTGTTCGAACTTGCAAAACCCAT tgATGATACAAGTAAAAAGCAAACAGATCCCAAGGATGTGTTTATACAGAAAATATCCACAATCCATAATTATTTGCAACAGTTTCTTTATGAGTGCATTGTAAAGTTCACCTACAAGGATTCTACACTTTTTAGAAAA ATGGTATCTTATATGGTACAAGGAATGGATAGCCTGCCACCCCTTGACATTATACTACTACTGGTTGGAAATAAACGTGCTCAGAGTGTTGAATCAACTGTTGAACCACGTATAACATGTGCCGCATGCGAAGAAATAAATGCTTCAAAAAAATGTCCCAAGTGCAAAGCTGTGCAATATTGCAACCGCGAGTGTCTGCAAATTCATTCAGCCATGCATAAGAAGAAATGTAAACAAATACGCAAGGAAATCAAAGATTTAAAATCATCTGACGAGACTTCGGCTTTAGCCAAATGTTTATCTAAAATAGGGATCAAATAG
- the LOC132935680 gene encoding ankyrin repeat and MYND domain-containing protein 2-like isoform X2 yields MSHPGGRRGDRLEQAYHVRGSRVNYGRDEDQNSPLHLAAIKGNIEVCSLLLKLGAKRYVTNYINRTAAQMAADNGHFHCATIINNFVPKEDVRYYTVPEFTGSEPKLPPALEGLFYKFIMMTNIHPVKVVFELPPVFLVNDNALKIVNVLHLMSKRQFYKKEEFTSTNEMLSFKFHYLATILFELAKPIDDTSKKQTDPKDVFIQKISTIHNYLQQFLYECIVKFTYKDSTLFRKMVSYMVQGMDSLPPLDIILLLVGNKRAQSVESTVEPRITCAACEEINASKKCPKCKAVQYCNRECLQIHSAMHKKKCKQIRKEIKDLKSSDETSALAKCLSKIGIK; encoded by the exons GGCTCCAGAGTTAACTATGGAAGAGACGAGGACCAAAATTCTCCCTTGCATTTGGCGGCTATCAAAGGGAACATTGAGGTTTGCAGTCTACTGTTGAAATTAGGTGCCAAGAGATATGTGACCAACTACATCAACCGCACGGCGGCTCAAATGGCCGCTGATAATG GCCATTTCCACTGTGCGACAATAATCAACAACTTCGTGCCCAAAGAAGATGTCAGATATTACACAGTACCGGAGTTCACTGGCAGCGAACCAAAGTTGCCACCTGCATTGGAAGgacttttttacaaatttattatgatg ACTAATATTCATCCAGTAAAAGTGGTTTTTGAATTACCTCCTGTTTTTCTCGTCAATGATAATGCGTTAAAAATTGTCAATGTGTTACACTTGATGAGCAAACGTCAATTTTACAAGAAAGAAGAGTTTACAAGTACAAATGAAATGCTGTCATTTAAATTCCATTATCTGGCTACTATTCTGTTCGAACTTGCAAAACCCAT tgATGATACAAGTAAAAAGCAAACAGATCCCAAGGATGTGTTTATACAGAAAATATCCACAATCCATAATTATTTGCAACAGTTTCTTTATGAGTGCATTGTAAAGTTCACCTACAAGGATTCTACACTTTTTAGAAAA ATGGTATCTTATATGGTACAAGGAATGGATAGCCTGCCACCCCTTGACATTATACTACTACTGGTTGGAAATAAACGTGCTCAGAGTGTTGAATCAACTGTTGAACCACGTATAACATGTGCCGCATGCGAAGAAATAAATGCTTCAAAAAAATGTCCCAAGTGCAAAGCTGTGCAATATTGCAACCGCGAGTGTCTGCAAATTCATTCAGCCATGCATAAGAAGAAATGTAAACAAATACGCAAGGAAATCAAAGATTTAAAATCATCTGACGAGACTTCGGCTTTAGCCAAATGTTTATCTAAAATAGGGATCAAATAG
- the LOC132935680 gene encoding ankyrin repeat and MYND domain-containing protein 2-like isoform X3, giving the protein MSHPGGRRGDRLEQAYHGSRVNYGRDEDQNSPLHLAAIKGNIEVCSLLLKLGAKRYVTNYINRTAAQMAADNGHFHCATIINNFVPKEDVRYYTVPEFTGSEPKLPPALEGLFYKFIMMTNIHPVKVVFELPPVFLVNDNALKIVNVLHLMSKRQFYKKEEFTSTNEMLSFKFHYLATILFELAKPIDDTSKKQTDPKDVFIQKISTIHNYLQQFLYECIVKFTYKDSTLFRKMVSYMVQGMDSLPPLDIILLLVGNKRAQSVESTVEPRITCAACEEINASKKCPKCKAVQYCNRECLQIHSAMHKKKCKQIRKEIKDLKSSDETSALAKCLSKIGIK; this is encoded by the exons GGCTCCAGAGTTAACTATGGAAGAGACGAGGACCAAAATTCTCCCTTGCATTTGGCGGCTATCAAAGGGAACATTGAGGTTTGCAGTCTACTGTTGAAATTAGGTGCCAAGAGATATGTGACCAACTACATCAACCGCACGGCGGCTCAAATGGCCGCTGATAATG GCCATTTCCACTGTGCGACAATAATCAACAACTTCGTGCCCAAAGAAGATGTCAGATATTACACAGTACCGGAGTTCACTGGCAGCGAACCAAAGTTGCCACCTGCATTGGAAGgacttttttacaaatttattatgatg ACTAATATTCATCCAGTAAAAGTGGTTTTTGAATTACCTCCTGTTTTTCTCGTCAATGATAATGCGTTAAAAATTGTCAATGTGTTACACTTGATGAGCAAACGTCAATTTTACAAGAAAGAAGAGTTTACAAGTACAAATGAAATGCTGTCATTTAAATTCCATTATCTGGCTACTATTCTGTTCGAACTTGCAAAACCCAT tgATGATACAAGTAAAAAGCAAACAGATCCCAAGGATGTGTTTATACAGAAAATATCCACAATCCATAATTATTTGCAACAGTTTCTTTATGAGTGCATTGTAAAGTTCACCTACAAGGATTCTACACTTTTTAGAAAA ATGGTATCTTATATGGTACAAGGAATGGATAGCCTGCCACCCCTTGACATTATACTACTACTGGTTGGAAATAAACGTGCTCAGAGTGTTGAATCAACTGTTGAACCACGTATAACATGTGCCGCATGCGAAGAAATAAATGCTTCAAAAAAATGTCCCAAGTGCAAAGCTGTGCAATATTGCAACCGCGAGTGTCTGCAAATTCATTCAGCCATGCATAAGAAGAAATGTAAACAAATACGCAAGGAAATCAAAGATTTAAAATCATCTGACGAGACTTCGGCTTTAGCCAAATGTTTATCTAAAATAGGGATCAAATAG